The Balaenoptera acutorostrata chromosome 6, mBalAcu1.1, whole genome shotgun sequence genome includes the window ACTGGCCCAGCCCTAAGAGGGGACAGACTTGCGGTCTCCTGAAACCCGGGAAACTACACCTCCTGAGGCGGGCGCTCACCTCCTCAGCTGCTCTACAGAGACAGATCAGAGAGGCTGCTTCCTCAGAGCTGGCGCCGTCTCCGCCTACCCGactggtcccagctctgcccccaggGCCACTCAGAGGCTGGAAGCCCGCGGTGCAGGGTCTGCAGGCCCCACGCTCCCAGCTCCAGTTTCCCGGCGCGCGTGAGCCGGCCCCTCCCCCGTCCTCATGGCACCCAGGCCCACCTCGTCAGCCAGCAGGGCCAGCTCGCTGCTGTCGGCCGCCTCGTAGTCGTAGAGGACCCGGGCCTTCCGGGTCCCGCTGGCGGGAGGCGCCACCTCCTCCAGGCGGAGAGCGGCCTCCCCCGGAGGGGCCAGGCCGGCCACAGAGGGCCCCACAGGCATAGTGGCCGCGGCGGTGGTGGGTGAGGTGCTGCTGAGGGGCGGGGAAGCGGGCTCTGTGGTGCCCACGAAGGTGCCCGGAaatctggagaggagagaggggggcACACCTCAGCAGCCGGGAGCCACACCCCCCCGGGAGTCCCGTGTGCCCCGCCAAACGCCAGCTGGGTCCATGGCTGCGGAGGCGAGGAGATGTCGCTACTTACATGGCTCCCTGGGAGCTGGCGGcatgaaggaaagagggaaacgGGGAACATGAGATACTCCCGCCgtccccgccaccccccaccccccacagtcTCGAGAAACCGCACCAGAGGTCCCCAAGGCCAGCCACCTCACTGCCATTGTGATAGGGTGCCCGGGCCCAGAGAGCGGTGTGATGTCCCCCCCACAGTCGGcagccctccaccccaccctgggTGTCGCGGGGCTTTCCGAGTTTGGGGCggttggggctgggagccaggGGACCCCGGTGGGCACCTGCCCAGCTGCTTCTGTAGGTCCAGCATGTGGCGGTAGCACTGGGCATAGTAAGTGGTCTGAGACTCAACGAACTCATGGAGGCAGCGAAGGTGGTTCACCTGCGGGGAAGACGCCCATGGCTGACGGGGGGATGTGAGGGGCCAAAACATCCCATTCCCCATCCTGTCCTCTGCAGACCCTGGCCCAGCATTCCGATGTCTTCTGCCCAGGCCACTTGCTCCCTGGGGTTGGAGGGAGGTAACCACCCTTTGGGACCTGCTCTGCCGAGGCTAAATCCCATCCTTACAGACTGCAGGCTCaagctcccccttccccacctgcctTCGAGATCCAGGTTCACTCGCTGCCTCAATATGGCCTAGTTTCACGGGGACACGAGGGGCGAGGGGCGGCGAGAAGACGGTGGACGACAGGAGGAAACGGGGGGCAGGACTCACGTGAGTGCTACTGATTCCCTCCAGCAGGAGCCGGGTCACTTCTGCCTGCCGGTCAAACTCTGTCTGGGCCACTCGGAGCTCCTGCTCAGCCTGGGAAGGGCAGGGCGTGAGCTCGAGAACAAGAACCGCCCCCagcttccctcccaccagccTTCTCCCGCGCCTCTGAAGCCGCCCAGGAGCGGCCTCCTCTTCCCTTCTGTGGCAGCTGTCACTCCCCCCGGGGATGCAGACATCGGTGGCAGGAGTGCACTTCCCACCCCTGACTTCAGGCCTGAAGCCCTGACCCCTGGAGGAGCGACAGCCCCGCCTGGACCCCACCCCCTCCTGAGGCCAGTTCCTGGACAAGCAGACAGAGCCTCGGGCGCCCTGCCTTGGCCTTTCATACTCATTCATTTGCCCATGTGACACCACCACCCATCAGGGACAAATCCAACCAACAGTCGCCTCCAGAGGGCCCACTGTGTGCAACAGGGCAGAGAGGAAGTGACAACCCCTACCGTGGCCCCAGCAAGCGAGGGCAGAGCCCAGAACCAGAAACAGACCTGCCCCCAACGGCAGCAGGTGAGCCTGGACTCCCGCTGCCCACCCCCTGCAGCCTCTTCCCTGAGCCCCGACTTACCTTGTCCGCCTCATCATTCCAGAGCTGCGGAGACCACAACAGGACCGGtcagcgggggagggaggggggcactggtcagcaggggaggggaggacggctggaccccagagcccaggccctgccccagctcCCTGAGACCCCAACCTCTCCCCgactccctccccacagcccaacgaggagctgaggctggggtgAGGCCTGGTGTGAAGGGGGGGCTCCGACATCATAATCCATCcagtcccacatgccacatgcgGGGAGGGGGACAGCCAGCTGGGGAGTCCTACTTGGGTCTCTCCTATAGTGCCAGCCCCCAGGCTCTGACTGGGGTCTCGAGGGAGACCGAGCGTCCCGCACCCCACCCTGACACTTGGCTAAGGCTGGTGGGCTGGGAGGCAggactgtgtgaccctggaccagTCACTGAACCTTTCTGTCCTTCGGCAGAGAAAGGCAGCCTCGTGCCCGAGTCACACTGGGGTTCAAAGGCACAAGGAAAAAACAGGGCCGTCTCCACCCTCCTGGATAGTCCTCTTTCCACTCGGCCCAGGAAGGGGGGCGGGAAGTGTCATCCAGAGTCTAAAGAAGAaagacccccctccccccaccacggCTTAGGAGACCCATTTCTCCTGCCCACTGCTACCCTAAGATGTGACCTGAAATGCGGAAAGCAAAACAAGGCCAGCCCTTGGACAGAGGTGTCCCACCTCAGTGCCGTTTAGCAAATTGCAACACGGGAAGCAACCTCCACGTGGACACACGTCGGAGACCCAGCCACAGGGGACCGGTGGACTACACTGTGGTTCACGCCCCCGAGGACAAATGACTGCACACGGCAACATGCTTATGACAGATGGAGAAGAGCCAGAGGGTCTTTGCAGAAGGTTGTCAcccgtggggggtgggggggggaggagggacagagagagagaggcagagaaaggcaCAGCGGTGGTTTCGACAGGCATGATGGGATAGGTGTGATCTGCCTATTTCCCAAACTAAACAGTAAATACCACAAATCTCAACAGAGCTGTAGGAAGAAAAGACACCAAGACATTCAACGTCTTCCTGATCCAGCCCCGCCCATCCCACCTCCAGAGTCCCAGCCCCTGCCAGCTCAGGACACACTCTGTTCTCCACCTCTGGGCCTCGGGCCCAGGcggctccttcccccaccccgctgtgccctcccaccctcccgttCAGTCTCAAGCACTTCCAGGACACCTAGCGGATGTGCTATGGAGGCAGCTGGATGGACAGCGCTGTCCCTGTCCCCTGTGACCCCGTGGCAGGCCAGGCCCagacctcctccctctcctccaggcTGCACGGCTGGGCGCTCCAGGACGGTGAGTGTGGTAGGGGGCGGTGCCTGCTTTGGGGCGGTCGGGGCTGGGCAGACTCTCAGGTGCCCTGGAGGTGGGGCCGCTGCCGCCCCAAGTGCACCGGGCTGTGCCGCGCAGCGGGCCAGGCTCACCTTCAGCGCTGGGCAGGGAGAAGCAAGGCCGGCAACGCGGGCACAGGGCAGAGGCGGGTGGACAGGACTTGCCTGACCAGGGGCGCGGCCCCTGCCCCCCCTCTGGCTCCAGTTCGCTGCACATCAGGCCCGAgtgtgggaggggatggggggcggggcggggcgggggcgcttACCGCGGAGGCGCTGGCCGAGAGAATGTAATTACGAGGTCTAGTCTCCTGAAAGTCAGGCACCGTCTGGCGGGGAACAGAGTtcatggggggagggggtcacGCGGGGCCGGGCCGGGAGGCCGCCCTAGACTCTCGCATGGGAGATGCCAAGAGCCCCCGACCCCACGGACAGGAGGGTACAGACAAATACAACACAGAGCCCCCCGCTTCTCCCCAAGCCAACCACCTGCAGAGGAGGCGGGCCGAGGCGAGTCCAGACCAAGATCAAGTGGGTGGACACGCCTGCCGTCAGGGCCCTTACCTGGGGCAAGCCACAGACGGGTCCAGCCCCTGGCCCGGCGGCCACGGCCCCTCCTCCCGGGGCCCCGGCCTCACTCAGATGCCCCAGCTAGACCCACCGTCCTCCAAACAAAGCCCGCCCCACCCAGCTCTCTCCGTCCAGAACCTCCGCACACCACGTCTCTTGCTCCTGCAGCAAGGACCAGGCCCCTCCCCACAACgaggatggacagatggatgcatggatggacaCAGTGACAGGCTTTCAACATTTGCAAAAAGCTGACTCACAGGCTCCAATGCCTGGCATCCCCCCGAAGCAGAGGCTACACATGGTAGAGCCTCCGGTGGGGAGACCAGCTGCTTGCAAAACGCCCTGAGGACGTCCCCGGCCGACCAGGCACTGTGGGCCCGAGGCCGAGATGGGCAAACCAGAAGCAGCACAGCACGTGGGACAGGTATACTCACATCTCCCTCACACTGAGCCAAGTTACCCAAAGCAGAACggaaaggaacaaaaacaaagagttagTGAGTCCACAGCGCAGGCGGCAGCAGGCCCCCGGGGTCCCGGCGGGAGGGACACACAACCCTGCCCTCTGGAAGGAGTgctaacgtgtgtgtgtgtgtgcgtgcgtgcgtgcgtgcatgtgcgCGCACTGCTGGGCTGGAGTCCTCTGGGATGCTGTATCTGGGCTGCCAGGGCCCAGCTCGGGACGGGGTGTCCTGCCCAAGCCAAAGACTCTGGGCCAACCAACTGGAGGGGAGGTCGTGCCGTCCCAGTAACTAAGGAAGGGCTCCCCCGCCTGGCTGATGTAGGAAGAGCTTGTGCTGGCCAAGTTACTCGAGAGGTGGTCCACCCCTGCATGGCGGGGAGACTGTCCTGTCCAGGTGACTTAGACAGACATAGGTCATCCTGCCCAAGCCAACAAGACTCCAGTGGCTGAGCCCCTGCCTCCAGTCTGGACCCCACACAATTGGATGAGCTGGGACCTTGCCCACGGCTCTCGCCAGATGCATTGCCCAGGCTCCGCGGCCCCAGGTGGCCACACTGAGGGAAGGGAACGCAAGGAGGGTTGGAGGCTGGAACTCTCAGGGGAACGGGGAGCCCGGGCTGGGGGATTCCACGGCGTGCCCTGGACCTGACCTTGGGATTCCCTCCCCAGGGCGTGAGGTGGCCTTTCGGTCCCTGCACCCCAAGCAGCCTGGCCACCCTCAGGCCCAGCTCTCCCAACCCTGGCCTAGCCCTGGTCAAAGTGTCCCACATTGTGTCCCATCGGCCTGGCTGGACAGGCCCCCGTGAGCCGAGAGTGACGGGGAAGCCAAGACAGCCCAGGCCCTATCCAGTGCCGTGGGGCTCCCAAAGGGCCCCTCAGACATGCCCCTGGGCAGGTCGGCAGCCCAGCTCCGGGGCCCTCCACACCACCACAGGGGAGCCTGCGCGCAGGGCACCCTGGGACCAGCGCTGCAGCAGCAGGTGGGGGAGTTAGTAGGCAGAGCCGGGAACAGAGCCGAGCAcccagggagggcagggcaggggcatgCAAGAAGCCAGCTGGCTGTCTGTCTGGGGAGGCTGCGGGCCGTCCTGAGCCCAGGTCGGGGCACTGCTGGTCCGCTCACCCCATCAAcgtctgccctgggtcccagggcTCTGGGCCGCCAGGGGTCCGTTGcaggtggggcagagaggcgtGACCTGAAGTGGTCAGCAGAGCAGCAGCCCCCAGCCAGGCCTCTCCAGGCAGGGACAGGGGAGAGAAGTCATGCCAAACACCAGGTCCCTTCACCCCCTCCTTGGCTCCAACCAGGGCCGGGGGGCAGGAGGCCAGCAGGACACCTACCGTGGCTTTAGCTTCTGCGGCCTTGGCCTTCTTCAGCCGTGCTTTGCAGGCATCCAGGTCCAGACGCCGGTTATGCAGGAGCCGCCTCTCCTTCTGAGGGGGTGGGAACAGGGAACAGTGAGACCTGGGGCAGCCCTGGGAGACCCCCGGCCCTGGCAGGCCCAGCCCCCAGGACCATCTAGTcaagacggggaaactgaggcttggatgCGGGGAGTCATCCACTCCAGGCCACTCAGTCCACAGGAGCCATGTCTGGGGAGGTCCCAGGAGTGCTGGGTCCCAGCACGGGAGAAGAGCCTGGGTTCAGCAGCTATGAGGACAGGGCTGCCACTGCTACCAGGAAGCAAGTGGCCCCAGGCCCCTCACCGAGATCGTCTTCCAGTCCCCTTCCAGGAAGGTGCGCAGGGGTGTAAGGAAGTTGATGGAGGCAGTGTGGATAAAATCCCTCTCTGCGGCTCCCAGGCGCTTTTCTGCTTCTGCCACCTTGATCAGTGTCTTCCCTGAGAAACAAAGTGGAGGGGTGAGGAAGAGGGTTGGTTCAGGCCGCTCTGACCCCCAGGAAGTAGGGGAGAGCTCAGAGAGGGATGTTCTGAGAGGCAAGAACAGAATGGCTGGCCTGGGAAAATGTGGAAAATCTACATATCCATATACCTATCGACAAATAAATAGCGGGATGCCTGAAGAACGGAACgctacacagccattaaaaagatgtgtgggggcttccctggtggcgcagtggttgagaatctgcctgccaatgcaggggacacgggttcgagccctggtccgggaagatcccacatgccgcggagcaactaggcccgtgagccacaactactgagcctgcgcgtctggagcctgtgctccgcaacaagagaggccgtgatagtgagaggcctgcgcactgcgatgaagagtggcccccgcttgccacaactagggaaagccctcatacagaaacgaagacccaacacagccataaataaataaattaaaaaaaaaaaaaaaaaagatgtgtggtggtggtggggtacTTTCAGAATGACAGAGGAAGGAGCTCAGCAAATCCTCTCCccaaaaagcaataataaaactggacacagggacttccctggtgatccagtggttaagactccacacttcagctgcagggggcccaggttcaatccctggtcggggaactagatcctgtatGCTGTGCAGtgcggcccaaaaaaaaaaaaagaatatccttttaaaaaaaacacaactggaCACAGTTCTCAAAAACAACGATTTCTGTACTCTGGAAATTAACCTAAGGCAAATAACAAATTGAGAAGCATTTATTCCAGAACTTTTGGACCTTGGTAAAAACAATGGAGTCTGTGGCTTTTTAGCCTGGGGGTACTCCCATCTCCTCAAGCTCTGTGGTGCTGTAGCTCTAGCAGGGTGGGGCAAGCCCTGAGGGGGCTGACTTGATTTGGGCTGGAACACAGAAAAACCCACGGGACAGGGTCACAAACAATAGTGATCTCAATGGCAGATAATCAGGAAAGGCCAACATCACAGCTAACATGAAGCTGGAATACTGGCTGGAACAAGCAACAGACCTGCCGGAAATTTAACAGATCTGGGGAATGAGATAGTCATAGTGGGCCTTGATAAAATCCAGATATCTCTGGTGGTCTGGAAGGCTATGCATGTGTATAGCACACTTGGGAGAGATGGGAGAGAACCCCAGCTATCAACTCATTGTTGGCTAGCGGGAGGCTTTGCACATTCACAAACGAAAAGCTGGGCAGACATGTAAACTGCTTGAACTTTGAGTGTGTTCCCCAGCCCACTCATAAATTCATCAGTAAAGCCTTAATGGTGCAAGATGTTTAAGCACAACCTCTGATTAATCATTGGCTGACCACTAACATATGCTGACCTGGAAGAAACCCCTAGGAAGctaggcttaaaaataaaaaggataatttaaaaagaaaaacaagtagaGACATCAGTAGCTGCATACTGCAGAGAACACAGACTCTAAACAATTAGCTCAGGCAAGTCTctaaagaaacaaacagcagTAATAACTcaacaaaaattataagaaatgcaaagaaataggaaagtacGGACAGTAcacagggaaagaaaagcaaTCAACAGACACTATCTCCAAGGAGGCCCAGATATTAGACCTAGCAGACAAAGACTTCTAAGCAGCTattacaaataagtaaaaaaacaaaaacaaaacaaaaccctgacggtggggagggacaaattagggttATGGGATTAAACTACTATATATgtaacagataagcaacaaggatatagggacttccctggtggtgcagtggttaagaatcctcctgacaattcaggggacacaggttcaatccctggtctggaaagatcccacatgctgtggagcaactaggcccatgtgccacaactactgagcctgcgctctagagcccgcaagccacaactactgagcccacgtgccacaactactgaagcccgcgtgcctagaacccgtgctccgcaacaagagaagcaacctcGATAAGAAGCcggtgcactgcaacaaagagtagcccctctctccgcaactagggaaagcccgcgtgcagcaacgaagacccaacacagccaaaaataaataaatgaataaatttattaaaaaaaaaaaaaaggatccacctgccaacgcaggggacacaggttcgaaccctggtctgggaagatcccacatgccacagaacaactaagcccgtgcgctacaactactgagcctgcgctctagagcctgtgagccacagctactgaagcccgcatgccacaactactgaagcctgcacacctagagccagtgctctgcaacaaagagaagccactgcaataagaagcccacacaccgcaacgaagagtagccgccactcactgcaactagagaaagcccgtgcacagcaatgaagacccaacacagccaaaaataaatttaaaaaaaaaaggatatactgtatagcacagggaattatagccattatcttgtaataacctataatggaatataatctgcaaaaatactgaatcactatgctgtacaccagaaactaacacataaatcaactatactttaattaaaaaataaaaaacctaataGAAACGATGTTTAAAGATTTAAGGAAAGTATGATGACAATGATGTCTCAAATAAGGAATGtcaattaagaaattaaaattataaaagagaaatgaaaattctagagttgaaaagtaTAATAACTGATAAGTAAAAATCACTAGAAgggttcaacagcagatttgaaCTGGCTTCTTATCAGTAACAAGGGAGGCCAGATAGTGAGAGGATAtgttcaaagtgatgaaaggaaaaaactctcatccaagaattttatatacagcaaaactgtcttccaaaagtgaacacaaaataaagacattcccagataaacaaaggcTAAAAGAATTCATTGCTGGCAGACCTGCCATAGAAGAAATACTTCAGGTTCAAGTGAAATGACACTAGATGGTAACCTGAATCTACATAAGGAAACACAGAGCACCAGTAAAGGTAATTATATAGGCACatataaaagagaatataaattttttttttaaatttatttattatttatttttggctgtgttgggtcttcgtttctgtgcgagggccttctctagttgtggcaagcgggggccactcttcattgcgatgtgcgggcctctcaccattgcggcctctcttgttgcggagcacaggctccagacgctcaggctcagcagctgtggctcacgggcttagctgctccgcggcacgtgggatcctcccagaccagggcttgaacccgtgtcccctgcattggcaggcagattcccaaccactgcgccaccagggaagcccccttttctcttttcttaattgatttaaaagacaactacataaaataattataaaactgttgTTGAGATATAATATgtatgacaataatagcacaaaggaaGAGGACGAGAAGGGAGTTATACTGGAGCAAAGTTTCTATATTTTACTGGAATTCAGTTAGTATTACTCCAAAGTAGATTGTGTTAAGTTAAAATGCATATTGTAATTTAAATTGTAAAACCactaagagggacttccctggtggtccagtgggtaagactccacgctcccaatgcaggggacatgggtttgatcctcggttggggaactagatcccacatgcatgtagCAACTAAGAaacccacataccgcaactaaagatcctacaagctgcaatgaagatcctgaatgctgcaactaagacctggcacagccaaaataaatataaataaatatttaaaaaaaaaaaaaaaaccactaagaaagatttttaaagtaaaaaaaaaaaaaaaaaagcaacaaagaaattagaatattacactagaaaatatctatttaactcAAAAGAAGGCAGTAACAGAGGatcaaacaaaaaacacctgagATACAGGGAGACAATAACAAAATGGCAATCTGACCACATCAACAATtagattaaatgtaaatggattaaacactccaatcGAAAGGCAAAGACTGTcagattggatttttttaaaaagattcaaatATATGCTCTCTGTAAGAGACATACCTTAGATTTAAAGACATAAGTATGGTgaaaataaaaggacag containing:
- the SH3GLB2 gene encoding endophilin-B2 isoform X3, which codes for MDFNMKKLASDAGIFFTRAVQFTEEKFGQAEKTELDAQFENLLARADSTKNWTEKILRQTEVLLQPNPSARVEEFLYEKLDRKVPSRVTNGELLAQYMAEAASELGPTTPYGKTLIKVAEAEKRLGAAERDFIHTASINFLTPLRTFLEGDWKTISKERRLLHNRRLDLDACKARLKKAKAAEAKATTVPDFQETRPRNYILSASASALWNDEADKAEQELRVAQTEFDRQAEVTRLLLEGISSTHVNHLRCLHEFVESQTTYYAQCYRHMLDLQKQLGSSQGAIFPGTFVGTTEPASPPLSSTSPTTAAATMPVGPSVAGLAPPGEAALRLEEVAPPASGTRKARVLYDYEAADSSELALLADELITVYSLPGMDPDWLIGERGNKKGKVPVTYLELLS
- the SH3GLB2 gene encoding endophilin-B2 isoform X1; amino-acid sequence: MDFNMKKLASDAGIFFTRAVQFTEEKFGQAEKTELDAQFENLLARADSTKNWTEKILRQTEVLLQPNPSARVEEFLYEKLDRKVPSRVTNGELLAQYMAEAASELGPTTPYGKTLIKVAEAEKRLGAAERDFIHTASINFLTPLRTFLEGDWKTISKERRLLHNRRLDLDACKARLKKAKAAEAKATTVPDFQETRPRNYILSASASATLDDTSRPPSWAEWKEDYPGGWRRPCFFLVPLNPSVTRARGCLSLPKDRKLWNDEADKAEQELRVAQTEFDRQAEVTRLLLEGISSTHVNHLRCLHEFVESQTTYYAQCYRHMLDLQKQLGSSQGAIFPGTFVGTTEPASPPLSSTSPTTAAATMPVGPSVAGLAPPGEAALRLEEVAPPASGTRKARVLYDYEAADSSELALLADELITVYSLPGMDPDWLIGERGNKKGKVPVTYLELLS
- the SH3GLB2 gene encoding endophilin-B2 isoform X2, whose amino-acid sequence is MDFNMKKLASDAGIFFTRAVQFTEEKFGQAEKTELDAQFENLLARADSTKNWTEKILRQTEVLLQPNPSARVEEFLYEKLDRKVPSRVTNGELLAQYMAEAASELGPTTPYGKTLIKVAEAEKRLGAAERDFIHTASINFLTPLRTFLEGDWKTISKERRLLHNRRLDLDACKARLKKAKAAEAKATTVPDFQETRPRNYILSASASATLDDTSRPPSWAEWKEDYPGGWRRPCFFLVPLNPSVTRARGCLSLPKDRKLWNDEADKAEQELRVAQTEFDRQAEVTRLLLEGISSTHVNHLRCLHEFVESQTTYYAQCYRHMLDLQKQLGRFPGTFVGTTEPASPPLSSTSPTTAAATMPVGPSVAGLAPPGEAALRLEEVAPPASGTRKARVLYDYEAADSSELALLADELITVYSLPGMDPDWLIGERGNKKGKVPVTYLELLS
- the SH3GLB2 gene encoding endophilin-B2 isoform X4 gives rise to the protein MDFNMKKLASDAGIFFTRAVQFTEEKFGQAEKTELDAQFENLLARADSTKNWTEKILRQTEVLLQPNPSARVEEFLYEKLDRKVPSRVTNGELLAQYMAEAASELGPTTPYGKTLIKVAEAEKRLGAAERDFIHTASINFLTPLRTFLEGDWKTISKERRLLHNRRLDLDACKARLKKAKAAEAKATTVPDFQETRPRNYILSASASALWNDEADKAEQELRVAQTEFDRQAEVTRLLLEGISSTHVNHLRCLHEFVESQTTYYAQCYRHMLDLQKQLGRFPGTFVGTTEPASPPLSSTSPTTAAATMPVGPSVAGLAPPGEAALRLEEVAPPASGTRKARVLYDYEAADSSELALLADELITVYSLPGMDPDWLIGERGNKKGKVPVTYLELLS